The Anopheles coluzzii chromosome 2, AcolN3, whole genome shotgun sequence genome window below encodes:
- the LOC120953885 gene encoding H(+)/Cl(-) exchange transporter 7 isoform X1 — protein MSPGVRLIDVDSSDEENLLEEGVRNRRSPRNEPTDFNIPATNDDDDDVDPAFNLNRRSKEASQYESLDYDVCENVLWRRDQTKIKPKFTVRKDFSRWVISLQIGVCTALVACCINIVIEEVSRLKYGFLKRQVDANVLHGDLSIPYLYWSLLNLVPVVIGATLVAYVEPVAAGSGIPQVKCYLNGVKVPRIVRIKTLAVKAVGVATSVIGGLAGGKEGPMIHSGAVIAAGISQGKSTTFRRDLKILQHFRDDHEKRDFVVGGAAAGVAAAFGAPIGGILFSLEEAASFWNQSLIWRTFFASIISSFTLNIILSAYHGLSSFRYRGLFNLGEFAPLPFEYYELPIFMLMGVIGGCTGALWNALNSRLNMFRAHAIRQRWAKVLEAAFVAVLGATFACLMAYTINDCRPLGNDPTEQPVQLFCQDNEYNAAAALWFQTPEATVKALFHDPPGSHKILTLATFVLIYYPLSCVTYGLSVSLGIFIPTLLIGAAWGRLIASFTVLAFPTSIAFVSPGKYALIGAAAQLGGVVRMTLSLSVILLETTGNIGFILPIILTLMTAKWSGDYFNEGIYDTQIRTSRVPMLPWHVEPEYQNLSARHIMARPVVCVRTEEKVQYLLDILKNTTHNGFPVVEDGDDGSRVNGRLIGLILRSQLVVILKRSFYVESSRFWESTVSIEAFRDEYPRYPAVEDLHVNEYKRSGSFSVNMNMFMNPSPYSVEEGTSVPRIFQLFRALGLRHLVVVSSENRVRGIITRKDFLKHH, from the exons ATGTCGCCCGGTGTGCGTTTGATAGACGTCGACAGTAGCGATGAAGAGAATTTGTTGGAGGAAGGAGTGCGAAATCGGCGCAGCCCGCGAAAC GAACCGACCGATTTCAACATTCCCGCCAccaacgacgatgatgatgatgtcgaTCCTGCCTTCAACTTAAACCGACGAAGCAAAGAAGCTTCCCAGTACGAG AGCTTGGACTATGATGTGTGCGAGAATGTGCTGTGGCGCCGCGATCAGACCAAGATCAAGCCAAAGTTTACCGTGCGGAAGGACTTTTCCCGCTGGGTCATTTCGCTGCAGATCGGTGTCTGCACCGCGCTGGTCGCCTGCTGTATCAACATCGTGATCGAGGAGGTTTCCCGGCTCAAGTACGGCTTCCTGAAGCGCCAGGTAGACGCGAATGTGCTGCACGGCGATCTGAGCATTCCCTACCTGTACTGGTCGCTGCTGAACCTGGTGCCGGTCGTGATCGGGGCCACGCTCGTCGCCTACGTCGAACCGGTCGCCGCCGGCAGTGGCATACCGCAGGTGAAATGCTACCTGAACGGGGTGAAGGTACCGCGGATCGTGCGCATCAAGACGCTCGCGGTGAAGGCGGTCGGCGTCGCTACCTCCGTCATTGGGGGGCTGGCCGGCGGCAAGGAAGGCCCGATGATACACAGTGGCGCCGTCATAGCGGCCGGCATATCGCAGGGCAAGAGCACCACCTTTCGGCGGGATTTGAAGATTCTGCAGCACTTCCGGGACGATCACGAAAAGCGCGACTTTGTGGTGGGCGGTGCGGCGGCCGGTGTAGCGGCCGCCTTCGGTGCCCCGATCGGGGGCATACTGTTCTCGCTCGAGGAGGCGGCCAGCTTCTGGAACCAGAGCCTCATCTGGCGCACGTTTTTTGCCTCCATCATCAGCTCGTTCACGCTGAACATTATCCTGTCGGCGTACCACGGGCTGAGCAGCTTCCGGTACCGGGGCCTGTTCAATTTGGGCGAGTTTGCGCCGCTCCCGTTCGAGTACTACGAGCTACCGATCTTTATGCTGATGGGTGTGATCGGTGGGTGTACCGGGGCGTTGTGGAATGCGCTCAACAGCCGGCTGAACATGTTCCGTGCGCACGCCATCCGGCAGCGGTGGGCTAAGGTGCTGGAGGCGGCGTTCGTCGCCGTGCTGGGCGCAACGTTTGCGTGCCTGATGGCGTACACGATCAACGACTGCCGGCCGCTGGGTAACGATCCAACCGAGCAACCGGTGCAGCTGTTCTGCCAGGACAATGAGTACAATGCGGCGGCGGCACTGTGGTTCCAAACGCCCGAAGCAACGGTCAAGGCCCTGTTTCACGATCCACCCGGTTCGCACAAGATCCTTACGCTGGCCACGTTTGTGCTCATCTACTATCCGCTGTCGTGCGTCACGTACGGGCTGAGTGTCTCGTTGGGTATCTTCATCCCAACGCTGCTCATCGGAGCTGCCTGGGGTCGGCTGATCGCTTCCTTCACCGTGCTCGCTTTTCCCACCTCGATT GCTTTTGTATCACCGGGTAAATACGCACTGATCGGAGCGGCCGCTCAGCTCGGTGGCGTTGTTCGAATGACGCTAAGCTTGAGCGTCATCTTGCTGGAAACGACCGGCAACATTGGCTTCATCCTGCCGATCATACTGACGCTAATGACGGCCAAATGGAGCGGAGATTACTTTAACGAGGGCATCTACGATACGCAGATCCGTACGTCGCGCGTGCCCATGCTGCCGTGGCACGTCGAACCGGAGTACCAGAATCTCTCGGCCCGCCACATCATGGCGCGGCCGGTGGTGTGCGTACGGACGGAGGAAAAGGTTCAGTATCTGCTGGATATATTGAAAAACACAACCCACAATGGTTTCCCCGTCGTCGAGGATGGTGATGAT GGCTCACGCGTGAATGGACGACTGATTGGGTTGATATTGCGCTCCCAGCTCGTTGTGATACTGAAGCGCAGCTTCTACGTCGAATCGAGCCGCTTCTGGGAGTCGACTGTCAGCATTGAAGCGTTCCGCGACGAGTACCCGCGCTACCCAGCCGTTGAG GATCTACACGTGAACGAATACAAGCGGAGTGGCAGTTTCTCTGTCAACATGAACATGTTCATGAACCCTTCGCCGTACAGCGTGGAGGAGGGCACATCGGTACCACGGATCTTTCAGCTGTTCCGTGCCCTCGGATTGCGCCATCTCGTCGTGGTGTCGTCGGAAAACCGTGTGCGGGGCATTATTACGCGCAAGGATTTCCTTAAACACCATTaa
- the LOC120953885 gene encoding H(+)/Cl(-) exchange transporter 7 isoform X2 — MQQQKWTDTTESLDYDVCENVLWRRDQTKIKPKFTVRKDFSRWVISLQIGVCTALVACCINIVIEEVSRLKYGFLKRQVDANVLHGDLSIPYLYWSLLNLVPVVIGATLVAYVEPVAAGSGIPQVKCYLNGVKVPRIVRIKTLAVKAVGVATSVIGGLAGGKEGPMIHSGAVIAAGISQGKSTTFRRDLKILQHFRDDHEKRDFVVGGAAAGVAAAFGAPIGGILFSLEEAASFWNQSLIWRTFFASIISSFTLNIILSAYHGLSSFRYRGLFNLGEFAPLPFEYYELPIFMLMGVIGGCTGALWNALNSRLNMFRAHAIRQRWAKVLEAAFVAVLGATFACLMAYTINDCRPLGNDPTEQPVQLFCQDNEYNAAAALWFQTPEATVKALFHDPPGSHKILTLATFVLIYYPLSCVTYGLSVSLGIFIPTLLIGAAWGRLIASFTVLAFPTSIAFVSPGKYALIGAAAQLGGVVRMTLSLSVILLETTGNIGFILPIILTLMTAKWSGDYFNEGIYDTQIRTSRVPMLPWHVEPEYQNLSARHIMARPVVCVRTEEKVQYLLDILKNTTHNGFPVVEDGDDGSRVNGRLIGLILRSQLVVILKRSFYVESSRFWESTVSIEAFRDEYPRYPAVEDLHVNEYKRSGSFSVNMNMFMNPSPYSVEEGTSVPRIFQLFRALGLRHLVVVSSENRVRGIITRKDFLKHH; from the exons atgcagcagcaaaagtggACAGACACGACTGAG AGCTTGGACTATGATGTGTGCGAGAATGTGCTGTGGCGCCGCGATCAGACCAAGATCAAGCCAAAGTTTACCGTGCGGAAGGACTTTTCCCGCTGGGTCATTTCGCTGCAGATCGGTGTCTGCACCGCGCTGGTCGCCTGCTGTATCAACATCGTGATCGAGGAGGTTTCCCGGCTCAAGTACGGCTTCCTGAAGCGCCAGGTAGACGCGAATGTGCTGCACGGCGATCTGAGCATTCCCTACCTGTACTGGTCGCTGCTGAACCTGGTGCCGGTCGTGATCGGGGCCACGCTCGTCGCCTACGTCGAACCGGTCGCCGCCGGCAGTGGCATACCGCAGGTGAAATGCTACCTGAACGGGGTGAAGGTACCGCGGATCGTGCGCATCAAGACGCTCGCGGTGAAGGCGGTCGGCGTCGCTACCTCCGTCATTGGGGGGCTGGCCGGCGGCAAGGAAGGCCCGATGATACACAGTGGCGCCGTCATAGCGGCCGGCATATCGCAGGGCAAGAGCACCACCTTTCGGCGGGATTTGAAGATTCTGCAGCACTTCCGGGACGATCACGAAAAGCGCGACTTTGTGGTGGGCGGTGCGGCGGCCGGTGTAGCGGCCGCCTTCGGTGCCCCGATCGGGGGCATACTGTTCTCGCTCGAGGAGGCGGCCAGCTTCTGGAACCAGAGCCTCATCTGGCGCACGTTTTTTGCCTCCATCATCAGCTCGTTCACGCTGAACATTATCCTGTCGGCGTACCACGGGCTGAGCAGCTTCCGGTACCGGGGCCTGTTCAATTTGGGCGAGTTTGCGCCGCTCCCGTTCGAGTACTACGAGCTACCGATCTTTATGCTGATGGGTGTGATCGGTGGGTGTACCGGGGCGTTGTGGAATGCGCTCAACAGCCGGCTGAACATGTTCCGTGCGCACGCCATCCGGCAGCGGTGGGCTAAGGTGCTGGAGGCGGCGTTCGTCGCCGTGCTGGGCGCAACGTTTGCGTGCCTGATGGCGTACACGATCAACGACTGCCGGCCGCTGGGTAACGATCCAACCGAGCAACCGGTGCAGCTGTTCTGCCAGGACAATGAGTACAATGCGGCGGCGGCACTGTGGTTCCAAACGCCCGAAGCAACGGTCAAGGCCCTGTTTCACGATCCACCCGGTTCGCACAAGATCCTTACGCTGGCCACGTTTGTGCTCATCTACTATCCGCTGTCGTGCGTCACGTACGGGCTGAGTGTCTCGTTGGGTATCTTCATCCCAACGCTGCTCATCGGAGCTGCCTGGGGTCGGCTGATCGCTTCCTTCACCGTGCTCGCTTTTCCCACCTCGATT GCTTTTGTATCACCGGGTAAATACGCACTGATCGGAGCGGCCGCTCAGCTCGGTGGCGTTGTTCGAATGACGCTAAGCTTGAGCGTCATCTTGCTGGAAACGACCGGCAACATTGGCTTCATCCTGCCGATCATACTGACGCTAATGACGGCCAAATGGAGCGGAGATTACTTTAACGAGGGCATCTACGATACGCAGATCCGTACGTCGCGCGTGCCCATGCTGCCGTGGCACGTCGAACCGGAGTACCAGAATCTCTCGGCCCGCCACATCATGGCGCGGCCGGTGGTGTGCGTACGGACGGAGGAAAAGGTTCAGTATCTGCTGGATATATTGAAAAACACAACCCACAATGGTTTCCCCGTCGTCGAGGATGGTGATGAT GGCTCACGCGTGAATGGACGACTGATTGGGTTGATATTGCGCTCCCAGCTCGTTGTGATACTGAAGCGCAGCTTCTACGTCGAATCGAGCCGCTTCTGGGAGTCGACTGTCAGCATTGAAGCGTTCCGCGACGAGTACCCGCGCTACCCAGCCGTTGAG GATCTACACGTGAACGAATACAAGCGGAGTGGCAGTTTCTCTGTCAACATGAACATGTTCATGAACCCTTCGCCGTACAGCGTGGAGGAGGGCACATCGGTACCACGGATCTTTCAGCTGTTCCGTGCCCTCGGATTGCGCCATCTCGTCGTGGTGTCGTCGGAAAACCGTGTGCGGGGCATTATTACGCGCAAGGATTTCCTTAAACACCATTaa